CAACCCGCATATTGACATCACCCGCATCGAAATCGATCGCCATTTGCAGTGCCTTGCGCACGGTGATCACCGAAAAGCCCGGTGGCAGGCGCAATTGCAGCCGGGGTTTGCGCCGCCAGGGGCGCCCCTCGGCCGGGCCGGACTTCAAGACAATGGTTTCGCGATCGCCCTTGGGCGGGTCGCCGGGGTCCTGATAATCCTCAATCGCCTTTTCGGGCACGATCAACATCACCGAACGCGCGAGATCGGCGGCATTCACCCCGCGCCGTTCTGCCAGTTGCAGCACAGCGTCACGAAAGATCGAAGAACAGGGGATGGTGTAGGACTGTTTGACGGTGGAAGAAGACGACACTGAACAATCCCTTTAAGGCATTGAAGTATTTAACTTAAATCTGGCACCTCCGGACACCGAAAGCGCAGGTCAACCGCACCTTTCCGCCCGATGACATGAAGTGTATCGATGGATTTGACCCCCGGCAACTGCATTTGCAGTCAAAATTGAATCGCTTCCGATTCATTCACAGGCCTATCGGCGACTCGTTGGGAATCCATGGAGTCCCCAGAAAAACGCCAACACATTGATATAACGAGATATTTGTTTTACGGCGTGCATTTCAGGCACTTTGGACACCTGTTTGGTTTCCCAATAGTTATCCACAAGCCATAAGTGTCGCCTGATTTCGGAAAATTTGATTAACTTATTGATATTAAGTAATTTATCACATGGTGCACTTGCGATGCCCCAGCCCTGCCGGAAAGGCAAAAAAGGATCAGAAACCCGATAATTGGATAACAGCCTCGGAAGAGGCGATTGGAAAAACAACATACGCAGTAGCAGAAACGCTGTTCGAAACAGAACCGAAAGTAAATGAGGTGTTAATTTTACACCAAACCACGTGTTTTGGTCCCCAAATGGGGATTTTCAGGCGAAATTCAGGGTGTTCGCAAGACACTTGAAACCTATTTAACTTATTGATTTTTATGATATTTTGGTCTTCTCGCCGCGTTGACTTCGCCTTCTGAAGATCCAGCAGCTTAATCATTTCGGTTTGTTGACGTTTTCTATCTACATACGTAGTTTTTTACGCGTCACAAGCGTCGAAATTGCGCCAACCTGTGTCTCTGTGAAATTTTATAACCTGTCGGGACGCGCACAAGCCCTTGGAAAACCGACGGTTTTGCGCCCCCAGATCATGAAGCGTCCGGCATATACCCAGGCAGGCGCTTCGCGCTTAGCTGGCATCAGTGGTTTGTAGCAGGTCGACGACATCGGGCAGGATGCGCTTGACGATCACGTCCACGCCATCGGCATTGGGATGCATGCCGTCATCCTGATTGAGCTCCGGCTCGGCAGCAACGCCTTCGAGGAAAAATGGATAGAGATCAACCTGATAGCGGCTGGCGAGATCGGGATAGATGCTGTTGAATTCATCGCCATATGCGGTCCCCATATTAGGCGGGGCCATCATACCGGCCAGCAGGACATCAACATCCATGCCGCGCAGCTTTTCAAGGATTTCTGCAAGATTTTCACGGGTCTGGGATGGTTCCATCCCGCGAAGCGCATCATTGGCACCAAGTTCGAGCAACACCGCATCGGGTTTTTCAACCAATGCCCAGTCGAGACGCGCCAGTCCTGCCGCCGTGGTATCGCCCGAGACGGAACTATTGATCACCCGGACATCATGGCCGGCTTCCTTAAGGGCGGCTTCAAGCTTGGGCGCAAAGCCGTTTTCATGATCAAGGCCATAGCCCGCCATCAGGCTATCGCCAAATAAAACAAGGGTTTTTGGCGTCTGGTCGCTATCCTGTGCCTTGGTTTCATAGGCAAACCCGGCCATCCCAAGGGTTGCAAGGGCAAGCGTGGCAAGGGCCAAACCGGCGGATTTGCGAAGGCGTGATACCAACTTATGCGTGAACTTGATTACAGTGCGACCTTGCCCAAACGCCAAATTCATTACAAATCTCACCTTTACATGCTGCGAACTTGCCGGAGCGGTTTCCGACCGTTTACCCTTAAAGAAGTTATTCAGATCAAAAGAAGTCTGAACCAGAAACGTCCTGATCCGTAAGCTTATGTAGCCTGCTTTGTTGATCTTGCAACGGACAACCCGATAGGACCCGAAATGAGTGTGACCGAAACCACCACGATACCGGAACAAAATGTCGCCGCGTCTGGTGAAGCGCCAAAACAGACAATTGATGTGCAAAACCTGAAGCTGCGGCTGCAGGGTCCAGCCGGGATTGTCGAGATCCTCAAGGGGGTTGATCTTGCGATTGGTGCGGGCGAACGCGTCTCGCTGGTCGGTCCGTCCGGGTCGGGCAAGACATCGCTTTTGATGGTGATCGCCGGACTGGAACAAGCCCAGGAAGGTGTGGTGAAGGTCTGCGGCAAGGACCTTCGCGCCCTTGATGAGGACGGTTTGGCGCTTTATCGCCGCCATCATGTCGGCATCGTGTTTCAGGACTTCCACCTGATCCCGACCATGAGCGCGTTGGAAAACGTTGCGCTTCCGATGGAATTCGCCGGGCGCGCAGATGCCTTTGAAAAGGCACGCGAAGAATTGGAACTTGTCGGGCTGGGTCATCGCACCGATCACTATCCGGGCCAGCTATCAGGCGGGGAGCAACAGCGCGTTGCGCTTGCACGTGCACTTGCCACCGACCCGGAGCTTTTGCTGGCCGACGAGCCGACCGGCAACCTTGATGGCACGACCGGTGAAACGATTATCGAATTGTTATTTGATCTGACCAAACGGCGTGGCTCGACCCTGCTTTTGATTACCCATGATCCCGCCCTTGCCAAGCGGTGTGACCGCACGGTGATGCTGCGCGACGGCGAAATCGTTTCGCATCTGGAATCGCAGTCATGAGCACATCTGTTTCCCCCACTGACGGTGCGGACCGCCTGTGGTCCATCGCCTGGCGGGTCTGCCGGCGCGAGTTGCGCGGCGGGCTTTCGGGCTTTCGTATTTTTCTTGCGTGTCTGGCGCTTGGCGTCGGGTCGATTGCCGCTGTCGGAAACGTTTCGGAATCCGTTCTTTCAGCGCTTGAGCGTGACGGGCGGAAGCTTTTGGGCGGTGATGTTGAACTGCGCCTGACCCATCAGGAAGCCACCGGCGATCAGATTGAGTGGTTGCAGGAGAATACCGAACGCGTTGCCGAACTGGCGACGATGCGCACAACGGCCTATGGCCCGGACCAGCGCCGGTTGGTGGAGCTTAAGGCGGTTGATGATGCCTATCCTCTGTTTGGCGAGATGGAGCTTGCCGATGGGGTTCCTTTTGACGGGATCCTTGACCAAAAAGATGGCGTCTGGGGTGCTGTGACCGAGGCCGGCTTGCTTGAGCGGCTTCGCATCAATGTCGGGGATACGGTTGCCCTTGGCGATATTGATGTTCAGATCCGTGGCGTGATTGCGACCGAGCCCGACAAGGCGGTTGGTTTTTTCAATTTTGGCCCGCGCCTGATGGTATCGATGGACGGATTGATGGACACCGGGCTGGTGCAGCCGGGCAGTCTGATCCGCTATTATTACGCATTGGATATCAATGACAATGAAACCCCGACCGTCTTTCGCGAACGGCTTGAAGAGCAGTTTGAAGATGCGGGCTGGCGTATTCGGGATACGGCCAATGCCAACCCCGGCCTGAAGAGGTTTATCGAGCGTCTGACCCTTTTCCTGACGCTTGTTGGTCTTTCGGCGCTTCTGGTTGGCGGCATCGGGGTGGCCAATGCGGTGCGCAGCCATATCGAAAGCAAAACATCCGTCATTGCCACCCTTAAATCCATCGGGGCGTCGCATGGCTTGGTGCTTCGGATTTACTTCCTGCAGATCCTTGTTCTGGCCCTGATCGGCATTGCCATCGGGCTTTTGATCGGTGCGGTGACACCGGCTTTGATTGCGCCGCTCTTGTCGGGGCGCCTGCCGATTGATGTGACACTTGGACCGGCATTGCCGTCCTTGATTATTGCAACAAGCTTTGGCGTTTTGACCACCCTGGTGTTTGCGCTGCCATCCTTGTTGCGTGCGCGCGAGATTCCGGCAGCACGATTGTTCCGGGCCAGTGCCGGTCTGTTTAG
Above is a window of Thalassospira sp. ER-Se-21-Dark DNA encoding:
- a CDS encoding J domain-containing protein, with product MSSSSTVKQSYTIPCSSIFRDAVLQLAERRGVNAADLARSVMLIVPEKAIEDYQDPGDPPKGDRETIVLKSGPAEGRPWRRKPRLQLRLPPGFSVITVRKALQMAIDFDAGDVNMRVEKSDVLAAERAALEEARALKKRQAEPPVELLQSREELERLRQIVDNLAFDPLDRGVTTFNEALHVMGFAPSARPDLRAIRAKYRVLAAIHHPDSNYGSHQRMTQLNAAMEILRKHVS
- a CDS encoding arylesterase, yielding MNLAFGQGRTVIKFTHKLVSRLRKSAGLALATLALATLGMAGFAYETKAQDSDQTPKTLVLFGDSLMAGYGLDHENGFAPKLEAALKEAGHDVRVINSSVSGDTTAAGLARLDWALVEKPDAVLLELGANDALRGMEPSQTRENLAEILEKLRGMDVDVLLAGMMAPPNMGTAYGDEFNSIYPDLASRYQVDLYPFFLEGVAAEPELNQDDGMHPNADGVDVIVKRILPDVVDLLQTTDAS
- a CDS encoding ABC transporter ATP-binding protein; its protein translation is MSVTETTTIPEQNVAASGEAPKQTIDVQNLKLRLQGPAGIVEILKGVDLAIGAGERVSLVGPSGSGKTSLLMVIAGLEQAQEGVVKVCGKDLRALDEDGLALYRRHHVGIVFQDFHLIPTMSALENVALPMEFAGRADAFEKAREELELVGLGHRTDHYPGQLSGGEQQRVALARALATDPELLLADEPTGNLDGTTGETIIELLFDLTKRRGSTLLLITHDPALAKRCDRTVMLRDGEIVSHLESQS